A window of Cryptomeria japonica chromosome 3, Sugi_1.0, whole genome shotgun sequence contains these coding sequences:
- the LOC131038722 gene encoding pectinesterase-like produces the protein MKSFARVGEAIDERKAENSKSRGILVALTSILLLAAHMFVAVEASVGSNANDNPHHQSWKTVSKVANSLCSKTRYPQRCVSSMASYPAYQTAKLGDLTNVALQVSVQRAQKARDFALSIQNNVMNERERAAWKDCLELFEDTIERLNVCSSNGFLEKDSPVWLSAALTNQETCLNGFSDLNLSASNPIQAFMSSRAVNLSELVSNSLSMYKLSTMPTITGNNRRLLSFKNNEEADFYSSYGRLNEDGFPEWLSVGDRKLLQSSSPASQANVVVAQDGSGNYRTIAQAISAVPQGSSKRYIIYIKAGTYKENIDISNKITNLMLVGDGMDKTIVTGSKSVQDGVTTFQTATVAVSGNGFIARDMTFENTAGAAKQQAVALRVGSDLSAVYRCSIKGYQDTLYVYSLRQFYSEVDIYGTVDFIFGNAAVVIQNSNIIARLPMSNQQNTLTAQGRSDPNENTGISIHKCVVSASSDLQAVKGSIKTYLGRPWKEYSRTVFMQSTLGDLIDPAGWLPWSGNFALSTLYYGEYMNSGAGAGTSKRVNWPGYHVMTSATEASKFTVANFISGTSWIPATGATYTSGLN, from the exons atgaagagctTCGCCAGAGTTGGTGAAGCCATCGATGAACGGAAAGCAGAGAATTCTAAAAGCAGAGGTATATTAGTTGCTCTGACTTCCATTCTGCTTCTCGCTGCCCACATGTTTGTGGCAGTGGAGGCTTCAGTGGGCTCTAACGCCAATGACAACCCCCATCATCAATCTTGGAAAACCGTTTCGAAAGTGGCGAACTCTTTGTGTAGCAAGACTCGTTATCCCCAACGATGTGTCTCATCCATGGCTTCCTATCCTGCTTATCAGACGGCAAAGCTAGGCGACCTCACCAACGTCGCATTGCAAGTAAGCGTTCAAAGAGCGCAAAAGGCTCGAGACTTTGCTCTGAGTATCCAAAATAATGTGATGAATGAAAGAGAGCGCGCGGCCTGGAAAGATTGTTTGGAGTTATTTGAAGATACCATAGAGCGTCTCAACGTCTGCTCGAGCAATGGTTTTCTCGAAAAGGACTCACCTGTATGGTTGAGTGCAGCGCTCACAAACCAAGAAACCTGCTTGAACGGATTTAGCGACCTCAATTTGAGTGCCTCTAATCCAATCCAAGCCTTCATGTCCTCCAGAGCTGTGAATTTGTCCGAATTAGTGAGCAATTCGCTTTCCATGTACAAGCTCTCCACCATGCCTACAATCACGGGGAATAACCGCCGCCTTCTCTCTTTCAAGAACAACGAAGAGGCAGATTTCTACTCCAGCTATGGTCGTCTCAATGAAGATGGATTTCCAGAATGGCTATCGGTAGGTGACCGCAAGCTATTGCAGTCGTCAAGCCCTGCCAGCCAAGCGAACGTTGTGGTTGCCCAAGATGGTTCTGGCAATTACCGAACGATTGCGCAAGCAATCAGCGCTGTCCCTCAGGGGAGCAGCAAAAGATACATCATCTATATTAAGGCGGGTACGTACAAGGAGAACATCGACATATCAAACAAGATAACGAATTTGATGTTGGTTGGCGACGGCATGGATAAAACAATCGTGACTGGAAGCAAGAGCGTCCAAGACGGCGTCACTACCTTCCAAACTGCAACTGTCG CTGTTTCTGGTAATGGATTCATTGCGAGAGATATGACGTTCGAGAACACGGCGGGGGCGGCGAAACAACAAGCCGTTGCTCTTCGAGTTGGGTCTGACCTGTCGGCTGTGTACCGTTGCAGCATCAAAGGCTACCAAGACACTTTGTATGTCTACTCTCTACGCCAATTCTACAGCGAAGTGGATATCTATGGGACCGTGGATTTCATATTTGGCAACGCAGCGGTGGTGATCCAGAACAGCAACATCATCGCCAGACTCCCCATGAGCAACCAGCAGAACACCCTGACTGCACAAGGACGATCTGATCCCAACGAAAACACCGGAATTTCTATCCACAAGTGCGTAGTGTCAGCATCGTCAGATCTGCAAGCGGTGAAGGGGTCGATAAAGACGTATCTGGGGAGGCCGTGGAAGGAATACTCTCGTACTGTTTTCATGCAATCTACTCTCGGTGATCTCATCGACCCCGCTGGTTGGTTGCCATGGAGTGGGAACTTTGCTCTGAGCACTTTATATTATGGAGAATACATGAATAGCGGAGCTGGTGCAGGAACGTCAAAGCGTGTGAATTGGCCTGGTTATCATGTGATGACTAGTGCCACCGAAGCCTCCAAGTTCACTGTCGCAAATTTCATCTCTGGTACTTCATGGATTCCGGCTACAGGAGCCACCTATACCTCAGGATTGAACTGA
- the LOC131038718 gene encoding pectinesterase — protein MKRYVRVDEPKAENYKSKGVLVALTSILLLAAHMFVAVEASVGSNANDNPHHQSWKTVSKVANSLCSKTRYPQRCVSSMASYPAYQTAKLGDLTNVALQVSVQRAQKARDFALSLQNNVMNERERAAWQDCLELFEDTIEHLNVCSSNGYLKNDSPVWLSAALTNQETCLNGFSDLNLDSSSPIQTFMSSRAVNLSELVSNSLSMYKLSTTPTITGTNRRLLSIKNNEEADFYSSYGRLNEDGFPEWLSVGDRKLLQSSSPASQANVVVAQDGSGNYRTIAQAISAVPQGSSKRYIIYIKAGTYKENIDISKKITNLMLVGDGMDKTIVTGSKNVQDGVTTFQSATVAVSGNGFIARDMTFENTAGAAKHQAVALRVGSDLSAVYRCSIKGYQDTLYVYSLRQFYSEVDIYGTVDFIFGNAAVVIQNSNIIARLPMSNQQNTLTAQGRSDPNENTGISIHKCVVSASSDLQAVKGSIKTYLGRPWKEYSRTVFMQSTLGDLIDPTGWLPWSGNFALSTLYYGEYMNSGAGAGTSKRVNWPGYHVITSATEASKFSVANFISGTSWIPATGVPYTSGLN, from the exons atgaagagatatgTCAGAGTTGATGAACCGAAAGCAGAGAATTATAAAAGCAAAGGCGTGCTAGTTGCTCTGACTTCCATTCTGCTTCTCGCTGCCCACATGTTTGTGGCAGTGGAGGCTTCAGTGGGCTCTAACGCCAATGACAACCCCCATCATCAATCTTGGAAAACCGTTTCGAAAGTGGCGAACTCCTTGTGTAGCAAGACTCGTTATCCCCAACGATGTGTCTCATCCATGGCTTCCTATCCTGCTTATCAGACGGCCAAGCTAGGCGACCTCACTAACGTCGCATTGCAAGTAAGCGTTCAAAGAGCGCAAAAGGCTCGAGACTTTGCTCTGAGTCTCCAAAATAATGTGATGAATGAAAGAGAGCGCGCGGCTTGGCAAGATTGTTTGGAGCTATTTGAAGATACCATAGAGCATCTCAACGTTTGCTCGAGCAATGGTTATCTCAAAAATGACTCACCCGTTTGGTTGAGTGCAGCGCTGACAAACCAAGAAACCTGCTTGAACGGATTTAGTGACCTCAATTTGGATTCTTCTAGTCCAATCCAAACGTTCATGTCCTCCAGAGCTGTGAATTTGTCGGAACTAGTGAGCAACTCGCTGTCCATGTACAAGCTCTCCACCACGCCTACAATCACGGGGACTAACCGACGCCTTCTCTCCATCAAGAACAACGAAGAGGCAGATTTCTACTCCAGCTATGGTCGTCTGAATGAAGATGGTTTTCCAGAATGGTTATCAGTTGGTGACCGCAAGCTATTGCAATCGTCAAGCCCTGCCAGCCAAGCGAACGTGGTGGTTGCCCAAGATGGTTCTGGCAATTACCGAACGATTGCGCAAGCAATCAGCGCTGTCCCTCAGGGGAGCAGCAAAAGATACATCATCTATATTAAGGCGGGTACGTACAAGGAGAACATCGACATATCCAAGAAGATAACGAATTTGATGTTGGTTGGCGACGGCATGGATAAAACAATCGTGACTGGAAGCAAGAACGTCCAAGACGGCGTCACTACCTTCCAAAGTGCAACTGTCG CTGTTTCTGGAAACGGATTCATCGCGAGAGATATGACATTCGAGAACACGGCGGGGGCGGCGAAACACCAAGCCGTTGCTCTTCGAGTTGGGTCTGACCTGTCGGCTGTGTACCGTTGCAGCATCAAAGGCTACCAAGACACTTTGTATGTCTACTCTCTCCGCCAATTCTACAGCGAAGTGGATATCTACGGCACCGTGGATTTCATATTTGGCAACGCAGCGGTGGTGATCCAGAACAGCAACATCATCGCCAGACTCCCCATGAGCAACCAGCAGAACACCCTGACTGCACAAGGACGATCTGATCCCAACGAAAACACCGGAATTTCTATCCACAAGTGCGTAGTGTCAGCATCGTCAGATCTGCAAGCGGTGAAGGGGTCGATAAAGACGTATCTGGGGAGGCCATGGAAGGAATACTCTCGTACTGTTTTCATGCAATCCACTCTCGGTGATCTCATCGACCCCACCGGCTGGTTGCCATGGAGTGGGAACTTTGCTCTGAGCACTTTATATTATGGAGAATACATGAATAGTGGAGCTGGTGCAGGAACGTCAAAGCGTGTGAATTGGCCTGGTTATCATGTGATCACTAGTGCCACCGAAGCGTCCAAGTTCAGTGTTGCCAATTTCATCTCTGGAACTTCATGGATTCCGGCTACAGGAGTCCCCTATACTTCAGGATTGAACTGA